The Verrucomicrobiia bacterium sequence AGGGTAATCCCCCCCCATACCCAACATGAGCGGCGGCATTTGGCTTGATTGGACTGGTTCAGAGCCATGTCAAGGACGAGAAGGGCATTTTTTTTGAAGACAAGCTGCCGCCTTTGGATTCAGCGTCGTATGCTGAACCAATATTTCATCGGCCACCACACCCATGATTCACCATCTTCAGGCCCGGATTCAAACTGCGGGCATGGCTATGTCGGTTTTTATTTTATGGCGAAATGCGCCGGGGTTCAAGGGCGCGAGAGCATTCCGCTGCAGGGCGCGCTTCATCGCACCTCCACCCGGCTTTCCGATTCTTTTATATTGCCGCCATGTGCGGCATCCAAGGATACGCCTGAACTTGAGTGGGAAAGGGACGGCAAGGCGGTGCTGGGCGGCACGCTGCCATTGGTGCAGTTGTCCATCAAGGGCATTTGATTCAATTTTTCCATTCTGGCCCGAGCCAGTTGTTGGAGACAGGCAAAGGGGTTTTGACTGCCAGGCCCATGGAGGCGAGGGGAATTCTCCGGCTCGGGGTGTGAGGCGGTCCGGCGGCGGGCGGCGGAGGCCTCAGAGGGGGCAGCAGTATCGAGCAGGCGATCGGCCTCGGCCAGGACCTGTCGTACGTTGAGGGGAAAGTGCGACTGGCGCCTGGCTGCGGTCTCCAATGCGGAGGCGGCCTCCGGTAGGGCCCTGGCCACCGCCCTAAGGATGGTTTCTGCAGATTCGGGCCGCTGCTCGGCTGCCGCAATGGCCACGACGGGGAAAGCGTCAGGAAGGCTTCGGACACAATGGGTGATTAAAACCTCCATCTGTTCCGGTACGGCGGCGCTGACGGCCCGGACGCTGGCCACCGTTTGGGCTGGCTGGGCGGCGATGGCCTCCACCAGGAGCCAGGGGGCAAGCTCGGGAAAGTGCCGGCTAAGAGCCACCAGGAGGTATGGCATGACGGCGGGTTGCGTTTGGGCCAGCTCCTGCACCATTTGATTGGCCAAGGCAACCCGGCGGCCGGGGGAAACCCCCTGAAGCTGTCGGACGGCAGCGGTGGGGATTTCAGGGAGAGGCATGCCGACGAGCAAGGCGGCTTCGGCGCGCCCCTCAGTTGGCGGCTGGCGCACGGCGAGGATGCCGAGGCAACACAAGAAAATGAGCGCCATCAAAGCCCAGTATTTCAAATCGGGCGCATTCATGGCATCGGAAACATGGTCCGCACTGGCCGTGGGCGTTTGTAGGAATAAAATCCTACATATTTTTCGGACAAAGTCCTTCTAAACACATCAAAGTTTCCCGTCAACCAGTTATACGAATATATTTCGGCTATTTTGCAGGGGAGGACGTGGTTTCCTCCTCAGCTTGTTTGACTGAGGAAGCGGGCCCCTCGGAGGGCGTGTCAGGGGATCGGGCTTTTTTCTGCTCGTAGTAGTCCGAGTGATAGTAGTAGTAGCTATCGTAATAGTACCCACCCCCGCGCCGGATGGGCACCAGATTGAGCACCACCCCGCTGGGGTTGCCGCCGGCGTTGCGGATGAGTTGGATGGATCGCAAAACCGGCTTGCGGGGAGTTTTGGTGCTGTTGACCACCAAGATGGCGGTTTCGGCCAGATTGCAAATCAGCAGGGTGTCGCTGACGGCATGGATGGGCGCAGTGTCCAGTACGATGCGGTCGTAATGCTTCAGGGCCTGCTTGATCACCTCCTTGAAGGCGGGCTGCGCCAGCAGTTCGGCGGGGTTGGGTGCCGGTTTCCCGCCGGGCAGCCAATGCAGGTTTTTCACTTTCTCCATGCTTTGAATTACCTCGCTAAAATCCTTGTTGCCCACCAGGACATCAGTCAGCCCGGCCAGCTTGCCGCTCTGGCCGGTGATGTAATTTTCGACGCTGGGTTTGCGCAAATCGGCGTCAATGAGCAGCACCCGGAGGCCCTGTTGGGCGAGGGAAATGGCGAAATTGATGGAGTTGAAGGTTTTGCCCTCTCCGGGGAAGGCGCTGGTAAAGAGAAAGACTTTCCGGTCCTCCTGCCGCGCCAACATCAAAACGGAGGTGCGCAACGTGCGGAAGGCCTCCGCGCCGCGAGAATCCGCGCCTTCGATGGCGACAAAGCGGGTGTCACCAAGGCGCACCTCCTTGAGCTTGGGAATGGCGGTGAACACCGGCAGTTGGAGGTAAGCCTCGGCCTGCTCCACCGACTTGAAGGAGGTATCCAGGGCGTTGCTGCCGAAGGCGAGGGCCAGCCCGGCGGCCAGGCCAATCAGGAGGGCGAAGCTATAGGTGCGGCGCACATTGGGCAGAAAAGGCGTAGTAGGGGGAATGGCCGGTTGGATAAAGCGAAGTTTTTCCGGCTGCTGCTCCGCGGCCAGGCTGGTCTCTTTAAGACGATTCAGCACGGAGTCGAACAAGGCGCGGTCTGCCTCCAATTCCCGGCTGAGGAGGCTGTACTGGATGGCGTGCTGGCTCACCTTCAGGGCATCGGCTTCGAGCTGTTTCAACTCCTTTTCCAGTCCCTCCTGATTGATTTTGGCATCCTCGATGTCCACCTTGATGGATTCCAGCAGCCGGGCGAGGGCGTTGGTGGCGGCCAGGTGCAAATCCCGTTTCATGGCCTCGATTTGGACCGCGGCGTCGATGTATTTGGGATGCTTCTCCTTGTAGCGCAGGGAAAGGATTTTGAAGTCCTGCTCGCTTTTGCTGAGCGCCGAGCGCAGCGCCTGGACTTCGGGCACGGCGGCAATTTGGGGCAGCAGCAGCAAATCGCTGACATTGGAGGCCTGCGCCAGCAGGCGTTGGTATTGCCGCTGCAACCGGGCGGTATCGCTGCGCGCCTGGGCCACCTTGGCGGCCAGTTCGCGCAGTTGCGGCGCCAGCACGTCCTGGCTTTGCTGCAACGAGACAATGCCGGCCTCCTCGCGATACTTCTGGAGATTGCGCTCCGACTCCTCGAGTTTCTTTTTCAAGCGCTCGGTTTCATCGCGGAGATAGGAATACGCGCCCTTGGTGGTGGCGGAGACGGTTTGGATGTCGTACGCCATGTACTGTTCGGCCATGGCGTTGGCGATGTCGGCCGCGAGTTTGGGATCGGTGTGCACCGCCAGAATGTCAATCAGCCGGGTGCCGCGGCGCAGCTCGGCCCTGGTCAGGGCGCCGAGCCGGGCAACTACTTCATCGCGGGTCACCGAGCCGTCTTGCGGGACAAAGGCGGGGTTTTGGGCCAGCCGGTTGGTTTCGACGACGCGCTCCAACAAGGCGCGGCTTTTGAACTTCTGCACAATCGTATTTAATGTCTCCGAGCTGCGGAGGTCCTCGCGGACGATGGGGTCCACTTTGACCGCCTTTTTTTCCTCCTGCTCCACTTGCACGGTGGCGACGGCCTGATACAAGCGGGGGGAGTTTTTCAATTGATAGGCGGCCACCACCAGCGCAATGACGACGCACAAAATGATCAGCCACAATTTGTCCACGAGGATGCCGGCGATCGTCCGCAGCTCACTGGGACTTTCCGGGGCGGTGATGTCCGGCGGCGGCAGGTAGTGGAGGGGCTGGGAGGGTTGGCTGGGCGAAACCATACAAATCAGCTAAAAGATTTTCTCGCCGACGGTGATGATGTCGTCGGGTTTGATTTCAAACGGTTTGGAGCTGCGATCCCGCAACATTTTGTCGGCGTCGAGCTTGATGACGTTGGGCTTGCCGTCCTCAAGCCGCGTCACGGTGATTTTGCTGGGGTTGCCAAGGCGGGTGTAGCCGCCGGCGATGGCAATGGCCTGCAACAAATTGACGGTCTCACCCTCGCGCAGTTCATAGGTGCCCGGCTTGTTGACCTGCCCGAGGACGATGTAGTGATTGACCTGGTTGGTGATGGCACTTTCGGGCAGGCGGTTGGTTTCCACGATGTCCACCACCACATGGGGATTGACCAGAAAGTCTTTGGCGTACAAATCGCGGACCACCTGGTTGACATCGAGCAGGGTCATGCCCGCCACTTTGATGGGGCCGATCAACTGGAGGTTGATCATGCCGTCTGGATTGACCATGACCTGGGCGGACAAATCCTCCTCGCGGTACACTTTGACTGAGAGGATGTCGCCGATGCCCAGCCGGTACAGGTCATTGGTTCCCTGGGCGGCCTTGCCGCCGGGCGGCGCGTTGGTGCGGCTGCCGGTGGTGCCCTGCCCAAAAACCCAGAACATGGCCAAGCCCAATAAAATCAGGGCTGCCAACCCGTGCGGCCGCCAGGCACCTTTTGCGCTGAGTGAATTCGTCATGCGATTTTTCCGCCTAATACCGCCAGGTGAGGTTAAAGCCCGCGCGGTTGTTGCTGAAAGCATAGCTCGAAGCGTTGTCCGAAAGACTTTCGCGACGCTCATAATGCACGCCAAAAGACCAGTTGCGGGCGAGAGCCAGGCTGAAGCCAATCCGTCCAAAAATATAATCATCATCGCGATTGGTGCTCGTGCCTGGCGCGCTTCTGCCCGAGCTAACGTTACTATAGCCAATGCTGGCGCTGGCTCCAATGCGGTTGAAAAGCTGCTGACTCACCCCGAGACTGACGGAGGTACTGACATAATTTTCGCCCCCCACGATTGGCGAGGGGGTTTGGGAGCGGCTGGCGCTGAGGCTCAAGCCGGTGCGGTCAGTGGGCCGCCATGAGCCGGTGGCGTTGAACACCACCCCCATGGAGTTGGCGGTATTGCCTGAGTACTGGCGGAACTCCGGCCCCACGGCCAGGGTGGCACTGATTTTTTCGGTGACGCTGTAATCCACACTGGCCATGACCCGCTCATAGACGGAGTCGGTGCCGGAATGCTGCGCATTTTGCTGTCCCACCGAGACCCCCAGACTGAAGCCGGTTTTTTCCGAGTACCGATACCGTGCCCAATGATCCGTGCCCCAGTCCATGTAGCCAATCAGTCCTCCTGAGGGAATGCCGGCGGTGCCGTAATAATTTCCGTAGTCCTGAAAAGAAAAGCGCACATTGTGCGCGGAGCTGATTTTCTCACTCCAGGGGTAACTCGCCCCGGCGGTGAGGGACAAACTGCGGTTTTGCGCCATGCTGCCCACCACGACGTCGGCGCTCAGGGTGTCGCTGTAAGTGGCCCCGAAGTTGAGCGACAACTTGGACATGGGCCAGGCCAGACCAAGGGAGGCGCCATGATTCAGGCGCGTATAATCACTGTTGCGGGTGTAAAATTGGGCGCTGGGGGAGTAGGTCAACGTCAGCCGTTTGGCAGTCCCCGCCACCGCAGTGATGCTGGGTGAAAGGGACCAGACGAAATCACTGCTTCCCCCCGAGCGGAGGTAGGTGATGTTATCGTTGTACTCCCCCCCGGCCGAGACGCTGGGATACAAATCGAATTTCCAGAGGCGGATGCCGCCCTCGGGGCGCGATGGGTCAAGCAACTCCAACGGTAAATATTCGGCCCGCTGAGCCAACGCCGCTCCACCGCCAGCCAGCAAAGCCAAACCGGCCATGATCCCCCGCCAATGCAACGTCATAGCGTGATATTTCTGGTTCCCTGCGCTGCCATGGGCCGTTTCCCCGGCAAGCCTGCCACACACGCCGGCTGAGGAAGGCCCATTGGCAAAATGCTGCTTAATTAAAGCAAAATAGGCCCCGGCCCGCAATCTTATTATGCGGTTAATTCGGCCGTCGTTCTCACAACTGAAAGAGCAAATGCGATGCCAGCCGGGCCATAGCAAGTTTTCGGTCCCGCCAAACAACCGCCAACCCGCGCAGGGTGACGGGGTCCGATCCAGCGCCGGCTTGACACCGGCGAGCGATTCCTTTTCCCTCTCGCCGTGTGAGCGAATCTCAACACGCTGCGAAACCTCAAGCAGTGGCCGCCCGCCGGCCGCATATCATTCGGCGCCTCTATGACTGGACCATCGGTTGGGCGGAGCGTCCGCAGGGGCAGCTTGCATTGTTCCTGCTGGCCTTTGCGGAGTCGTCGTTTTTCCCGATTCCGCCGGATGTGCTGCTGATCGCCCTTTGCGTGGGGGCAGCCAGAAAGTCCTTTCGATTTGCGCTGATCTGCACGGTGGGATCGGTGCTGGGGGGGCTGGCGGGCTATGGGATTGGCCTGTGGGGTTACGACTTGATCGGGCAGCCGATCGTGAGGGCCTATCATGGGGAAGCCGTGATGGCGAAGATCAAGACGTGGTATGATGAATATGGCTTTTGGGGCAATCTCGCTGCGGCCATTACGCCCATTCCCTACAAGGTGTTTACCATTGCCTCCGGGGTGTTCAAATTCGATGTGATGCAATTCCTGCTGGCGTCGGTCATTGGGCGGGGGTTGCGCTTCTTTGCGGTGGGGGGACTGCTTTATTGGTTTGGGCCGCGGATGAAGGAATTCATTGAGAAATACTTTGACCGGCTGGCCATCGTGTTCATGGTGCTGCTGATCGGCGGATTTGTCCTGTTAAAATACCTAAAATAACCCGCCTACCATTGGCTGAGCGGCATCAGGGCCGGCATCACCAGGGGTTCGGGGGTGCCGCGGGAGGGAGTCAGCAACACGGCCAAACGCAAATCGGTGACTTCTTTGAGATGGATGGCCAGCTTGCGCACGCCGGTATTTTTTCGCTGGCCCTCGGGGTTGGGGGAGGTGGGAAGGGGCACGGCGTCCATGACGATGAATT is a genomic window containing:
- a CDS encoding polysaccharide biosynthesis tyrosine autokinase, which translates into the protein MVSPSQPSQPLHYLPPPDITAPESPSELRTIAGILVDKLWLIILCVVIALVVAAYQLKNSPRLYQAVATVQVEQEEKKAVKVDPIVREDLRSSETLNTIVQKFKSRALLERVVETNRLAQNPAFVPQDGSVTRDEVVARLGALTRAELRRGTRLIDILAVHTDPKLAADIANAMAEQYMAYDIQTVSATTKGAYSYLRDETERLKKKLEESERNLQKYREEAGIVSLQQSQDVLAPQLRELAAKVAQARSDTARLQRQYQRLLAQASNVSDLLLLPQIAAVPEVQALRSALSKSEQDFKILSLRYKEKHPKYIDAAVQIEAMKRDLHLAATNALARLLESIKVDIEDAKINQEGLEKELKQLEADALKVSQHAIQYSLLSRELEADRALFDSVLNRLKETSLAAEQQPEKLRFIQPAIPPTTPFLPNVRRTYSFALLIGLAAGLALAFGSNALDTSFKSVEQAEAYLQLPVFTAIPKLKEVRLGDTRFVAIEGADSRGAEAFRTLRTSVLMLARQEDRKVFLFTSAFPGEGKTFNSINFAISLAQQGLRVLLIDADLRKPSVENYITGQSGKLAGLTDVLVGNKDFSEVIQSMEKVKNLHWLPGGKPAPNPAELLAQPAFKEVIKQALKHYDRIVLDTAPIHAVSDTLLICNLAETAILVVNSTKTPRKPVLRSIQLIRNAGGNPSGVVLNLVPIRRGGGYYYDSYYYYHSDYYEQKKARSPDTPSEGPASSVKQAEEETTSSPAK
- a CDS encoding polysaccharide export protein, with the translated sequence MFWVFGQGTTGSRTNAPPGGKAAQGTNDLYRLGIGDILSVKVYREEDLSAQVMVNPDGMINLQLIGPIKVAGMTLLDVNQVVRDLYAKDFLVNPHVVVDIVETNRLPESAITNQVNHYIVLGQVNKPGTYELREGETVNLLQAIAIAGGYTRLGNPSKITVTRLEDGKPNVIKLDADKMLRDRSSKPFEIKPDDIITVGEKIF
- a CDS encoding outer membrane beta-barrel protein, coding for MTLHWRGIMAGLALLAGGGAALAQRAEYLPLELLDPSRPEGGIRLWKFDLYPSVSAGGEYNDNITYLRSGGSSDFVWSLSPSITAVAGTAKRLTLTYSPSAQFYTRNSDYTRLNHGASLGLAWPMSKLSLNFGATYSDTLSADVVVGSMAQNRSLSLTAGASYPWSEKISSAHNVRFSFQDYGNYYGTAGIPSGGLIGYMDWGTDHWARYRYSEKTGFSLGVSVGQQNAQHSGTDSVYERVMASVDYSVTEKISATLAVGPEFRQYSGNTANSMGVVFNATGSWRPTDRTGLSLSASRSQTPSPIVGGENYVSTSVSLGVSQQLFNRIGASASIGYSNVSSGRSAPGTSTNRDDDYIFGRIGFSLALARNWSFGVHYERRESLSDNASSYAFSNNRAGFNLTWRY
- a CDS encoding DedA family protein, which codes for MSESQHAAKPQAVAARRPHIIRRLYDWTIGWAERPQGQLALFLLAFAESSFFPIPPDVLLIALCVGAARKSFRFALICTVGSVLGGLAGYGIGLWGYDLIGQPIVRAYHGEAVMAKIKTWYDEYGFWGNLAAAITPIPYKVFTIASGVFKFDVMQFLLASVIGRGLRFFAVGGLLYWFGPRMKEFIEKYFDRLAIVFMVLLIGGFVLLKYLK